A part of Nocardioides sp. WS12 genomic DNA contains:
- a CDS encoding pitrilysin family protein: MSNKLNTTAGQRNADRPSAVSRASTRTLETVRDDAGHVTSLVRRTQLASGLRIVTEQMAGSRSAALGVWIGVGSRDETATTHGASHFLEHLLFKGTGERTALDISIELDAVGGEFNAFTAKEYTCFHARVLSDDLPLAVDVVGDMITGSLIEGHDVDAERDVILDEIAMHDDDPDDVVQNLLAELAWGVESPLGRPIAGTTGSIEAMSPAQIKRFYRKHYVPANTVISVAGAVDHNAVVKAIKKAFSRHGWLDGQAVPEPPRAIAARRRPRVTGGSGKVERPFEQVNVVIGREGLARDDDRRFALGVLNTALGGGTSSRLFQEVREQRGLAYSVYSFASHYADSGLVGVAVGCLPDRTDEVLAVVREQLDLIAAEGISADELSRGKGQLVGGMILGLEDSGSRMMRLGKNELVHAEVTGIDDVIARIEGVTLEQVQAVAADVFGRAELLAVVGPA; the protein is encoded by the coding sequence GTGAGCAACAAGCTCAACACGACGGCCGGTCAGCGCAACGCTGACCGGCCGTCGGCCGTTTCCCGGGCCTCGACCCGCACCCTCGAAACCGTCCGTGACGACGCCGGCCACGTGACCTCCCTGGTACGACGGACGCAGCTCGCGTCCGGCCTGCGCATCGTCACCGAGCAGATGGCCGGATCCCGGTCGGCTGCCCTCGGTGTGTGGATCGGGGTCGGGTCACGCGACGAGACCGCGACGACCCACGGCGCCTCGCACTTCCTCGAGCACCTGCTGTTCAAGGGCACGGGGGAGCGCACCGCGCTGGACATCTCGATCGAACTCGACGCGGTGGGTGGCGAGTTCAACGCCTTCACCGCGAAGGAGTACACCTGCTTCCACGCGCGGGTGCTGTCCGATGACCTGCCGCTCGCGGTGGACGTCGTCGGCGACATGATCACCGGATCGCTGATCGAGGGCCATGACGTCGACGCCGAGCGCGACGTCATCCTCGACGAGATCGCGATGCACGACGACGACCCCGATGACGTCGTACAGAATCTTCTGGCGGAGCTGGCCTGGGGCGTCGAGTCGCCGCTGGGCCGCCCGATCGCCGGCACCACCGGCTCGATCGAAGCCATGTCGCCCGCTCAGATCAAGCGGTTCTACCGCAAGCACTACGTGCCCGCGAACACCGTCATCTCCGTCGCTGGCGCGGTCGACCACAACGCTGTCGTGAAGGCGATCAAGAAGGCCTTCTCACGTCACGGCTGGCTCGACGGCCAGGCCGTCCCCGAGCCTCCGCGTGCCATCGCCGCCCGCCGTCGCCCCCGGGTGACCGGCGGATCCGGCAAGGTCGAGCGCCCCTTCGAGCAGGTCAATGTGGTGATCGGCCGCGAGGGCCTGGCCCGCGACGACGACCGTCGCTTCGCCCTCGGCGTGCTCAACACCGCTCTCGGTGGCGGTACGTCGAGCCGCCTCTTCCAGGAGGTCCGTGAGCAGCGAGGTCTGGCCTACTCGGTCTACTCCTTCGCCAGCCACTACGCCGACTCGGGGCTGGTCGGCGTCGCCGTCGGCTGCCTGCCCGACCGCACCGACGAGGTGCTCGCTGTCGTGCGCGAACAACTGGACCTGATCGCTGCCGAAGGCATCAGCGCCGACGAACTCTCCCGTGGCAAGGGACAGTTGGTCGGCGGCATGATCCTGGGCCTCGAGGACTCGGGCTCGCGGATGATGCGCCTGGGCAAGAACGAACTCGTTCATGCCGAGGTCACCGGGATCGACGACGTCATCGCACGGATCGAGGGCGTGACGCTGGAGCAGGTGCAGGCCGTGGCCGCTGACGTGTTCGGTCGTGCGGAGCTGCTGGCCGTTGTCGGCCCCGCCTAA
- a CDS encoding BCCT family transporter, producing the protein MTENEPISLPHPALDQAIEISEAPRRGLDLVVFGCAAAVSVAFVLWGLTSTTSLGNASDHALNWVLTNTGWLFVLVTSGFVVFVVWLAMSKYGAIPLGRDDEEPEFKTVSWIAMMFSAGMGIGLMFYGVSEPLSHYATAPPGTEGNADAAAQTAMATTMFHWTLHPWAIYAVVGLAIAYGVYRKGRVQLISAAFAPILGRHAEGPAGKLIDMFAIFATLFGSATSLGLGALQISSGLEIVGGIGPLGNGALVAIIAVLTAAFVLSAVSGVAKGIQWLSNTNMVLAVVLALFVFVVGPTVFILNLVPTSIGSYAQDLAMMAARTGAEGQDTADWLGTWTVFYWAWWLSWTPFVGMFIARISRGRTIRQFVTGVLLVPSVVSVLWFCVLGGTAIDLQNKGTDIAGADGLEAQLFSTLDAFPLATAASVLVMLLVAIFFVSGADAASIVMGSLSERGTTEPRRRVVIFWGVATGAVAAVMLLAGGSDALQGLQTITIVAALPFVLIVIGLAVALMADLRNDPLVVRRRYGEEAIEQAVIAGVTEHGDDFAFTVELAEPTEDEAETGSESVAVR; encoded by the coding sequence GTGACCGAGAACGAACCCATTTCCCTGCCCCACCCCGCGCTGGACCAGGCGATCGAGATCAGCGAGGCGCCGCGCCGGGGCCTGGACCTGGTCGTCTTCGGCTGCGCCGCCGCCGTCAGCGTCGCCTTCGTCCTGTGGGGCCTCACCAGTACGACGTCCCTCGGCAACGCCTCCGATCACGCCCTGAACTGGGTCCTGACCAACACCGGCTGGCTCTTCGTCCTGGTGACCAGCGGCTTCGTCGTCTTCGTCGTCTGGCTCGCCATGAGCAAGTACGGCGCCATCCCGCTCGGCCGCGACGACGAGGAACCCGAGTTCAAGACCGTTTCCTGGATCGCGATGATGTTCAGCGCCGGGATGGGCATCGGCCTGATGTTCTACGGCGTCTCCGAGCCGCTCTCGCACTACGCGACGGCTCCCCCGGGCACCGAGGGCAACGCGGACGCCGCGGCCCAGACCGCCATGGCGACCACGATGTTCCACTGGACGCTCCATCCGTGGGCGATCTATGCGGTGGTTGGCCTCGCGATCGCGTACGGCGTCTACCGCAAGGGCCGCGTCCAGCTGATCTCGGCGGCGTTCGCCCCGATCCTCGGTCGCCACGCCGAAGGGCCCGCCGGGAAGCTCATCGACATGTTCGCGATCTTCGCGACCCTCTTCGGCTCGGCGACGTCGCTCGGTCTCGGCGCACTGCAGATCAGCAGCGGCCTCGAGATCGTCGGCGGCATCGGCCCGCTCGGCAACGGCGCGCTCGTCGCCATCATCGCCGTCCTGACCGCCGCGTTCGTGCTGTCCGCCGTGTCGGGAGTCGCCAAGGGCATCCAGTGGCTGTCGAACACCAACATGGTGCTTGCCGTCGTACTGGCACTGTTCGTGTTCGTCGTCGGCCCGACGGTCTTCATCCTCAACCTCGTGCCGACGTCGATCGGCAGCTACGCCCAGGACCTCGCCATGATGGCGGCCCGTACCGGCGCCGAGGGCCAGGACACCGCGGACTGGCTGGGCACGTGGACGGTCTTCTACTGGGCCTGGTGGCTCTCCTGGACGCCGTTCGTCGGCATGTTCATCGCCCGGATCTCGCGTGGCCGCACCATCCGCCAGTTCGTGACCGGTGTGCTGCTCGTCCCCAGCGTCGTCAGCGTGCTCTGGTTCTGTGTCCTCGGTGGCACGGCCATCGACCTCCAGAACAAGGGCACCGACATCGCGGGCGCCGACGGCCTCGAGGCGCAGCTCTTCAGCACCCTCGACGCCTTCCCGCTGGCCACGGCGGCGAGCGTGCTCGTCATGCTGCTGGTCGCGATCTTCTTCGTCTCCGGCGCGGACGCCGCGTCCATCGTGATGGGCAGCCTGTCCGAGCGCGGGACGACCGAGCCGCGACGACGGGTCGTCATCTTCTGGGGCGTGGCCACCGGCGCGGTCGCGGCCGTGATGCTGCTCGCGGGCGGATCGGACGCACTCCAGGGCCTGCAGACGATCACCATCGTCGCTGCCCTGCCGTTCGTGCTCATCGTGATCGGCCTCGCGGTCGCCCTGATGGCCGACCTGCGCAACGACCCCTTGGTCGTGCGCCGCCGGTACGGCGAGGAGGCGATCGAGCAGGCCGTCATCGCCGGCGTCACCGAACACGGAGACGACTTCGCCTTCACTGTCGAACTGGCCGAACCGACCGAGGACGAAGCCGAGACCGGGTCCGAGTCTGTCGCTGTTCGTTAG